A window from Micromonospora profundi encodes these proteins:
- a CDS encoding DUF4247 domain-containing protein encodes MTYRRWIVVGMAVAVVGVLVAGFAIVNGTFSPRGYVKDKYTRAASRDIGREAIAYTSSKSPTRVAKELTDKWRPSDRYTDGSGVYLRYDDDSVVILPLAAGSVILLEDMKTAHPRYHSTVGSYWGWGRGSSVRGGGPGSGK; translated from the coding sequence ATGACGTACCGACGCTGGATCGTGGTGGGCATGGCGGTCGCCGTGGTCGGCGTGCTGGTCGCCGGCTTCGCGATCGTCAACGGCACCTTCTCGCCCCGCGGCTACGTGAAGGACAAGTACACCAGGGCGGCCAGTCGGGACATCGGCAGGGAAGCGATCGCGTACACCTCGTCGAAGTCGCCGACCCGGGTCGCCAAGGAACTGACCGACAAGTGGCGGCCGAGCGACCGCTACACCGACGGCAGCGGTGTGTACCTGCGCTACGACGACGACTCGGTGGTGATCCTGCCGCTCGCCGCCGGCTCGGTGATCCTGCTCGAAGACATGAAAACCGCACACCCCCGCTACCACTCGACCGTCGGGTCGTACTGGGGCTGGGGACGCGGCAGCAGCGTCCGGGGCGGCGGCCCCGGCAGCGGCAAGTAA
- a CDS encoding DUF2617 family protein yields MLVSLDTPYVDTCAADLSLAIGGPERPALHVRDLTLPGDVRLRLRLLGASHQVVLTDSAGGDGLTETVACLPGRPPHLPGSLHDEAGGYRFTATVLRPAAGELHARIAALRADLAADPYALVGVFPGDPDAVTALAVRTDPPDGSVGWRTWHAYPQTNELVLTETVVALR; encoded by the coding sequence GTGCTGGTGAGCCTCGACACCCCTTATGTGGACACCTGCGCGGCGGACCTGAGCCTGGCAATCGGCGGCCCGGAGCGTCCCGCGCTGCACGTCCGCGACCTCACACTGCCCGGCGACGTCCGGCTGCGGCTGCGCCTGCTCGGCGCGTCCCACCAGGTCGTGCTCACCGACTCCGCAGGTGGTGACGGGCTCACCGAGACGGTCGCCTGCCTGCCCGGTCGCCCACCGCACCTGCCTGGCTCCCTGCACGACGAGGCGGGCGGCTACCGGTTCACCGCCACCGTGCTGCGTCCCGCCGCCGGTGAGCTGCACGCCCGTATCGCCGCGCTCCGCGCCGACCTGGCCGCCGACCCGTACGCCCTGGTCGGGGTCTTTCCCGGGGATCCGGACGCGGTCACCGCGCTGGCCGTACGCACCGATCCTCCGGACGGGTCGGTCGGCTGGCGTACCTGGCACGCATACCCCCAGACCAACGAACTGGTCCTGACCGAGACGGTGGTGGCACTGCGATGA
- a CDS encoding DUF350 domain-containing protein, which yields MQNLVTDLLVTLAFGVVGVVLMGVGYGLVDLATPGKLHELIWAERNRNAALLLTSNLLGVGIIVVAAIVASDNDFTLGLIGAAAYGIVGLVIMAAAFLLLDAVTPGRLGELLVDPEPHPAVWVSAAVHLATGAIIAAAII from the coding sequence ATGCAGAATCTCGTCACCGACCTGCTGGTCACCCTCGCCTTCGGGGTGGTCGGCGTCGTCCTGATGGGCGTCGGCTACGGGCTGGTGGATCTGGCCACCCCCGGCAAGCTTCACGAACTGATCTGGGCCGAGCGCAACCGCAACGCGGCGCTGCTGCTCACCTCGAACCTGCTGGGCGTCGGCATCATCGTGGTCGCGGCGATCGTGGCGAGCGACAACGACTTCACCCTCGGCCTGATCGGCGCGGCGGCGTACGGGATCGTCGGCCTGGTCATCATGGCCGCCGCGTTCCTGCTGCTCGACGCGGTGACCCCGGGCCGGCTGGGTGAGCTGCTCGTCGACCCGGAGCCGCACCCCGCCGTGTGGGTGTCGGCCGCGGTGCACCTGGCCACCGGCGCGATCATCGCCGCCGCCATCATCTG
- a CDS encoding cation:proton antiporter — MHDSTTLLIEVGALLLLLGILGRLSRRVGLSPIPLYLLAGLAFGHGGLLPLGASEEFFAVGAEIGVILLLVMLGLEYSANELVGNLRSAAPAGLIDGVLNALPGAAFALLLGWDWVAALVLGGITWVSSSGVIAKVLGDLGRLGNRETPVILSVLVIEDLAMALYLPLVTAVLAGTGLIGGGIALAIAVGTVLVVLVLAIRYGHLISAALSAKDPEALLLGVLGLTLLVAGIAAKLQVSAAVGAFLVGIALSGPVAHHATEMLSPLRDLFAAVFFVFFGLVTDPRDIPPVLLPALALAVITMATKTLTGYLAARRVGIGEPGRWRAGLALVPRGEFSIVIAGLAVAAGSVEPRLAALATAYVLITVVTGPMLARLPDFQWFKRWLRSRALIQRSAPIPVPD; from the coding sequence ATGCACGATTCCACAACCCTTCTCATCGAAGTCGGCGCGCTGCTCCTCCTCCTCGGGATCCTCGGGCGGCTCAGCCGCAGGGTGGGCCTGTCACCCATCCCGCTCTACCTGCTCGCCGGGCTCGCCTTCGGCCACGGCGGGCTGCTGCCGCTCGGCGCCAGCGAGGAGTTCTTCGCTGTCGGCGCCGAGATCGGCGTCATCCTGCTGCTGGTCATGCTCGGGTTGGAATACTCGGCAAACGAACTCGTCGGCAACCTCCGCTCGGCTGCTCCGGCCGGCCTCATCGACGGCGTACTCAACGCACTGCCCGGCGCGGCCTTCGCCCTGCTGCTCGGCTGGGACTGGGTCGCCGCCCTGGTCCTCGGCGGCATCACCTGGGTCTCCTCCTCCGGCGTGATCGCCAAGGTCCTCGGCGATCTGGGCCGGCTCGGTAACCGGGAGACACCGGTGATCCTCTCGGTGCTCGTCATCGAGGACCTGGCGATGGCTCTCTACCTGCCGCTGGTCACCGCCGTACTCGCCGGCACGGGCCTGATCGGCGGCGGCATAGCCCTCGCCATCGCGGTGGGCACCGTCCTGGTGGTGCTTGTCCTCGCCATCCGGTACGGCCACCTGATCTCGGCCGCGCTGTCGGCGAAGGACCCGGAGGCGCTGCTGCTCGGCGTACTCGGTCTGACCCTGCTGGTCGCGGGCATCGCGGCGAAGCTCCAGGTGTCCGCGGCGGTCGGCGCGTTCCTGGTCGGCATCGCGCTCTCCGGGCCGGTGGCGCACCACGCCACCGAGATGCTGTCGCCGCTGCGGGACCTGTTCGCCGCAGTGTTCTTCGTCTTCTTCGGCCTGGTCACCGACCCACGGGACATCCCACCGGTGCTGCTGCCGGCGCTCGCGTTGGCCGTGATCACGATGGCGACGAAGACGCTCACCGGGTACCTCGCGGCCCGCCGGGTCGGCATCGGCGAGCCGGGTCGCTGGCGGGCCGGCCTGGCACTCGTACCCCGTGGGGAGTTCTCCATCGTCATCGCCGGGCTGGCGGTGGCGGCCGGCAGCGTCGAGCCGCGGCTGGCCGCGCTGGCCACGGCGTACGTCCTGATCACCGTGGTGACCGGTCCGATGCTGGCCCGACTGCCGGACTTCCAGTGGTTCAAACGGTGGCTACGCAGCCGCGCGCTCATCCAACGAAGCGCGCCGATCCCCGTCCCCGACTGA
- a CDS encoding cation:proton antiporter regulatory subunit, with the protein MRVRVEQTALPGIGVRHDLVTESGRRLGVVSHRNGRRDLVLYDPDDPDSCQSDIPLTDDEAEALADILGASLMLGQLSGLREQAAGLLTEQIAIPAGSRYVNRMLGDTKARTRTSASIVAVLRDGEVNVSPLPTFRFAAGDVVVVVGTRKGLDGVSAILADSDPDG; encoded by the coding sequence GTGCGAGTACGTGTCGAGCAAACCGCCCTGCCGGGCATCGGCGTGCGTCATGATCTGGTGACGGAGTCTGGACGCCGCCTGGGAGTCGTTTCCCACCGGAACGGCCGCCGCGATCTTGTCCTCTACGATCCGGACGATCCAGATTCCTGCCAGTCGGACATCCCGCTCACCGACGACGAGGCGGAGGCGTTGGCCGACATCCTCGGCGCGTCGCTGATGCTCGGCCAACTGTCCGGGCTGCGCGAGCAGGCCGCCGGTCTGCTCACCGAGCAGATCGCCATCCCGGCCGGCTCGCGGTACGTCAACCGGATGCTCGGTGACACGAAGGCACGCACCCGCACCAGCGCCTCCATCGTGGCGGTGCTGCGCGACGGTGAAGTCAACGTCTCACCGCTTCCCACCTTCCGCTTCGCAGCCGGCGATGTGGTGGTCGTCGTCGGGACCCGCAAAGGGCTCGACGGCGTGTCCGCCATCCTCGCCGACAGTGACCCGGACGGCTGA
- a CDS encoding DUF4178 domain-containing protein, with protein MNGAMAYVVTTLGCLVGVAGIVVALVALRKSRKQAPPAAPVDPFRDTDSDALRGDPRRLKPGDIVEIRRVSYAVRGSVYFAEGSWSWAEHLLDTVDGDKRWLSVEEDPDLELVLWTAEPAATITPGAHTLDFAGRRYAAEESGQARYTAVGSTGLDPNGTVRYHDYRTSSGERLSFEAYGQAGWEVARGEQLHRADVMVYPQAGPGAV; from the coding sequence ATGAACGGTGCCATGGCGTACGTGGTGACGACGCTTGGGTGTCTGGTCGGAGTCGCCGGCATAGTGGTGGCGTTGGTGGCTTTGCGCAAGAGTCGCAAGCAGGCCCCGCCGGCGGCACCCGTGGACCCGTTCCGCGACACCGACAGCGACGCGCTTCGCGGCGACCCGCGCAGGCTCAAGCCCGGCGACATCGTCGAGATCCGCCGCGTGTCGTACGCGGTCCGCGGCTCGGTGTACTTCGCCGAGGGCAGCTGGAGTTGGGCCGAGCACCTGCTGGACACCGTCGACGGTGACAAGCGGTGGCTCTCCGTGGAGGAGGACCCGGACCTGGAGCTGGTGCTCTGGACCGCCGAGCCGGCCGCGACGATCACCCCGGGTGCGCACACCCTCGACTTCGCCGGCCGCCGCTACGCCGCCGAGGAGTCCGGCCAGGCCCGCTACACGGCCGTCGGCAGCACCGGACTCGACCCGAACGGCACCGTCCGCTACCACGACTACCGGACATCGAGTGGCGAGCGGCTCTCCTTCGAGGCGTACGGGCAGGCCGGCTGGGAGGTCGCCCGGGGCGAGCAACTGCACCGCGCCGACGTGATGGTGTACCCGCAGGCCGGACCGGGAGCGGTCTGA
- the clpB gene encoding ATP-dependent chaperone ClpB, producing MNAERLTTKSRETITGAVALANQRGHATVEPWHLLLSLLDTDGSTATGLLRAVGADPAELRRAAQRAVDGLPAARGSSLAEPTLAREFVNAIGAAEQIARPLGDEYTSTEHLLAGLARVGGAVASALKSAGVTEETLVAAFPTVRGGDRRVTTADPEQTYQALAKYGVDLTASARDGKIDPVIGRDSEIRRVIQVLSRRTKNNPVLIGEPGVGKTAIVEGLAQRIVAGDVPESLRGKKLVSLDLGAMVAGAQYRGQFEERLKSVLEEIKNSNGQVITFLDELHTVVGAGKGEGSMDAGNMLKPMLARGELRMVGATTLDEYREHIEKDPALERRFQPVLVGEPTIEDTIGILRGLKERYEVHHGVRITDAALVAAASLSDRYITDRFLPDKAIDLVDESASRLRMEIDSRPVEVDEIERAVRRLEIEEMALAKEPDAASAERLARLRQELADKREQLTVLSERWQTEKSHITKLSTAKEELERLGGEAERAERDGELERAAELRYGRIPALKVELKQAEEELAQLQADGAMLKEEVGADDIAAVVASWTGIPAGRLLEGETAKLLRMEESLGSRVVGQAEAVGAVSDAVRRARAGVADPDRPTGSFLFLGPTGVGKTELAKALAEFLFDDERAMVRIDMSEYGEKHSVARLVGAPPGYVGYEEGGQLTEAVRRRPYSVILLDEVEKAHPDVFDVLLQVLDDGRLTDGQGRTVDFRNAILILTSNLGSSVISDLMLAEEQRREGVLAVVRSHFKPEFLNRLDDIVVFAALRGEDLRSIVDIQLERMRNRLADRRLGLDITEPARQWLAEHGYDPIYGARPLRRLVQTAIGDQLARALLSGTIRDGDTVKVDLADSKEGLAVSAG from the coding sequence ATGAACGCCGAACGCCTCACCACCAAGAGCCGCGAGACCATCACCGGCGCCGTCGCACTCGCGAACCAGCGCGGCCACGCCACCGTCGAGCCCTGGCACCTGCTGCTGTCGCTGCTGGACACCGACGGTTCGACAGCCACCGGCCTGCTGCGCGCCGTCGGGGCCGACCCCGCCGAGCTGCGTCGGGCAGCCCAGCGCGCTGTCGACGGCCTGCCGGCCGCACGCGGCTCCAGCCTCGCCGAGCCCACCCTGGCCCGGGAGTTCGTCAACGCCATCGGCGCCGCCGAGCAGATCGCCCGTCCGCTGGGCGACGAGTACACCTCCACCGAGCACCTGCTCGCCGGCCTCGCCCGGGTCGGTGGCGCGGTGGCCAGCGCGCTGAAGTCGGCAGGCGTCACCGAGGAGACCCTTGTCGCCGCGTTCCCGACCGTCCGGGGTGGCGACCGTCGGGTCACCACCGCTGACCCCGAGCAGACCTACCAGGCCCTCGCCAAGTACGGCGTCGACCTGACGGCCAGCGCACGGGACGGCAAGATCGATCCGGTCATCGGCCGGGACTCGGAGATCCGCCGGGTCATCCAGGTGCTCTCCCGGCGTACCAAGAACAACCCGGTGCTGATCGGCGAGCCCGGTGTCGGCAAGACCGCGATCGTGGAGGGCCTGGCCCAGCGGATCGTGGCCGGCGACGTCCCCGAGTCGCTGCGCGGCAAGAAGTTGGTATCGCTGGATCTCGGCGCCATGGTCGCCGGCGCCCAGTACCGCGGCCAGTTCGAGGAGCGGCTCAAGTCCGTCCTGGAGGAGATCAAGAACTCTAACGGGCAGGTCATCACGTTCCTCGACGAGCTGCACACGGTCGTCGGCGCCGGCAAGGGCGAGGGCTCGATGGACGCCGGCAACATGCTCAAGCCCATGCTGGCCCGCGGCGAACTGCGGATGGTCGGTGCGACCACGCTTGACGAGTACCGCGAGCACATCGAGAAGGACCCGGCGTTGGAGCGCCGCTTCCAGCCGGTGCTGGTCGGCGAGCCGACGATCGAGGACACCATCGGCATCCTGCGTGGCCTCAAGGAGCGCTACGAGGTGCACCACGGCGTCCGGATCACCGATGCCGCGCTTGTCGCCGCCGCGTCGCTGTCCGACAGGTACATCACCGACCGGTTCCTGCCCGACAAGGCGATCGACCTGGTCGACGAGTCGGCGTCCCGGCTCCGCATGGAGATCGACTCCCGGCCGGTCGAGGTGGACGAGATCGAGCGGGCGGTCCGGCGGCTGGAGATCGAGGAGATGGCGCTGGCCAAGGAGCCGGATGCCGCTTCCGCCGAGCGGCTGGCCCGGCTGCGTCAGGAGTTGGCCGACAAGCGTGAGCAGCTCACTGTGCTCTCCGAGCGCTGGCAGACCGAGAAGAGTCACATCACCAAGCTGTCCACCGCCAAGGAGGAGCTGGAGCGCCTGGGCGGCGAGGCCGAGCGGGCGGAGCGGGACGGCGAGTTGGAGCGCGCCGCCGAGCTGCGCTACGGCCGGATCCCCGCCCTCAAGGTCGAGCTGAAGCAGGCCGAGGAGGAGCTCGCCCAGCTCCAGGCCGACGGGGCGATGCTCAAGGAGGAGGTCGGCGCGGACGACATCGCGGCAGTCGTCGCCTCCTGGACCGGCATCCCCGCGGGCCGGCTGCTGGAAGGTGAGACGGCCAAGCTGCTCCGGATGGAGGAGTCGCTGGGCAGCCGGGTCGTCGGCCAGGCCGAGGCCGTCGGAGCGGTCTCCGACGCGGTACGCCGGGCACGCGCCGGCGTCGCCGACCCCGACCGCCCCACCGGAAGCTTCCTCTTCCTCGGGCCGACCGGTGTCGGTAAGACCGAGCTGGCCAAGGCGCTCGCCGAATTCCTCTTCGACGACGAGCGGGCGATGGTCCGCATCGACATGAGCGAGTACGGCGAGAAGCACTCCGTCGCCCGCCTGGTCGGCGCCCCGCCCGGGTACGTCGGCTACGAGGAGGGCGGGCAGCTCACCGAGGCGGTGCGCCGCCGGCCGTACTCGGTGATCCTGCTGGACGAGGTGGAGAAGGCCCACCCGGACGTCTTCGACGTGCTGCTCCAGGTCCTCGACGACGGTCGGCTCACCGACGGCCAGGGCCGCACCGTGGACTTCCGCAACGCGATCCTGATCCTCACCTCCAACCTCGGGTCGTCGGTGATCAGCGACCTGATGCTGGCCGAGGAGCAGCGCCGCGAGGGGGTTCTCGCGGTGGTCCGCTCGCACTTCAAGCCGGAGTTCCTCAACCGTCTCGACGACATCGTGGTCTTCGCCGCGCTGCGCGGGGAGGATCTGCGCTCCATCGTGGACATCCAGCTCGAACGGATGCGGAACCGCCTCGCCGACCGCCGGTTGGGGCTGGACATCACCGAGCCCGCGCGTCAGTGGCTCGCCGAGCATGGCTACGACCCGATCTACGGCGCTCGCCCGCTGCGTCGCCTGGTCCAGACCGCGATCGGAGACCAGCTCGCCAGGGCCCTGCTCTCCGGCACCATCCGCGACGGCGACACCGTCAAGGTCGACCTCGCCGACAGCAAGGAGGGGTTGGCCGTCAGCGCAGGCTGA